One Nitrososphaerota archaeon DNA segment encodes these proteins:
- a CDS encoding NADH-quinone oxidoreductase subunit J has product MADAVFLGLAVITIGSAIAALELRSLIYGSIALMGTLGGIAGFFLLLDSPFVAMFQIAVYIGSIAVLILFTVMLVRRQLIFIKIEDKRRRYAGIGLMLSLMIGLGAVILSSGIKTVTTDEPPVDFRSIGADFLTYYWPALILMAFILAASVIGALTLARREDLTNDQHNA; this is encoded by the coding sequence ATGGCTGATGCGGTATTCCTTGGTCTGGCAGTAATCACAATTGGCTCTGCAATTGCAGCACTTGAGTTAAGATCACTAATCTATGGTTCCATTGCATTGATGGGAACACTTGGTGGAATTGCGGGATTTTTTTTGTTACTGGATTCGCCGTTTGTCGCAATGTTCCAAATTGCAGTGTACATTGGCTCTATCGCGGTACTGATTCTATTTACAGTAATGCTGGTACGACGACAATTAATTTTCATTAAAATCGAAGATAAACGAAGACGCTATGCGGGCATAGGCCTGATGCTTTCGTTGATGATAGGCCTTGGTGCAGTAATACTGAGCTCTGGCATCAAGACCGTTACCACCGATGAGCCACCAGTTGACTTTAGATCAATTGGTGCTGACTTTTTGACGTATTATTGGCCCGCACTCATACTAATGGCATTCATCTTGGCTGCATCCGTAATAGGCGCGCTGACTTTGGCAAGAAGGGAGGATTTGACAAATGACCAACACAATGCTTGA